The following are encoded together in the Gadus chalcogrammus isolate NIFS_2021 chromosome 2, NIFS_Gcha_1.0, whole genome shotgun sequence genome:
- the LOC130372173 gene encoding uncharacterized protein LOC130372173, with translation MRNMKPPQSTWWHLVGLSAVFLSGSYAAPVQERETAAGAGAGAGAAASKEDVNVLAFGVIQLTDALGRVKEKTGSKMDAIGRSLSVHDDWLSLLLGEARRASSAKRGAKEELHQLQLQMAGVTAQGRETQDTLARVDREVQGLWARVGNVEEYLGVNVANHIKHLQEKTSDHSYVLRLLQHFAKYQEELLDGQSRQLSRLLQMSEEDH, from the exons ATGCGGAACATGAAGCCGCCTCAGAGCACTTGGTGGCATCTGGTTGGTCTTTCTGCCGTCTTCCTGTCCGGGAGCTACGCGGCCCCCGTGCAAGAGCGTGAGACAgcggccggggccggggccggggccggggcagCTGCCTCAAAGGAAGATGTGAACGTGCTGGCCTTCGGCGTGATCCAATTGACCGATGCGCTCGGCCGGGTGAAGGAGAAGACCGGGAGCAAGATGGACGCGATCGGTCGCTCGCTGTCGGTCCACGACGACTGGCTGTcgctgctgctgggggaggCACGGAGGGCGTCCTCTGCCAAGCGGGGGGCTAAAGAAGAACTGCACCAGCTACAG CTCCAGATGGCCGGGGTGACGGCCCAGGGCAGGGAGACTCAAGACACGCTGGCCCGGGTGGACCGGGAGGTCCAGGGGCTCTGGGCCAGAGTTGGGAACGTGGAGGAGTACCTGGGCGTCAACGTCGCCAACCACATCAAACATCTACAG GAGAAGACGAGCGACCACTCATACGTCCTGAGGTTGCTCCAGCATTTCGCCAAGTACCAGGAAGAGTTGCTGGACGGGCAGAGCCGGCAGCTCTCCAGACTCCTGCAAATG AGCGAAGAGGACCATTAG